The region GGATTGTTTGATGGCCATGTCTGGCCCATGTATGTAAAGCACAGGAAGATAATGGAAGATCTTGGAGTTGATGTGGGTAAGTCTTTAATGACAAAAGCACTCTTATAAGACTTTTATGAGAAAGTGCTTTTCAAACCCAGGATAAACATTCTGAAGTGAGAGGGATTGAAGCAGTTGAATGGACTATATTTCCCTGAAACTAGTTAAGTTGCATGCTCTTTGAATTAGGATCTGGCCAGCTTACAGAAATTCTATtatactgctgctttttttttttaacattcttatTTTAAGTGCACTTGAATGGAACAAAATCCAAGGAGGAACTGTTTAATGATGTGTATGGACAGATTCAGAACAAGATTGAAGAACTACTTAATATGCAGGTACATGTTGATCCTTATAACTACAACTCAAAGGTAGtggtttaattttaaatgaatatgtAGCCCTTGTAAAGGCTAGGTTGAAAAGCATGAAGCTGTAACTTAGAAATGTTTGTGTTTCCTGTTTAGAAATAAGCTTCTATTGATTCTTTTGGGTGAAGAAGATTCCTGTTTGCTCCAAGCTGTGTACCTGACCACCACTAAAGTTCCAGCTTCTGTGAAGACTCTTAACTCTTGTTCAATCTTTCCTTGAAACTCAGTTAAATATGGTCATAATTAAAGAACATTTCCCCCATCACCAGTCTTCTTAATTTGTGTTTGAGATTAGCATCTGCTTTGCATGCAGCTTAACTTTTCTCACTTTCTCTAGTGTATTCCATTCAATATACTCTCAAACTACAAGAGTAAAAAGTATCACTGAACTGATACCAAGTGATATAATTATGCTAGTATATGCACTGCTTTAGGTTAGGAATTAGCACAGATAAGGCTTTCATGAAAATACATTCTCTTCTCAGTAGAGGAGTAAGGGGCAAAAAACAATGTTGAATTTAATGTAACCAGATTAGTTcttgtctgaagaaaaaaatgttgaggcTAGTGTTATGTTCTCAAAAGAAACCTTAAGTGAGTCTAGAAAAACTTGGAGGGCTTGAGAATCATTCCCTGTCAATAACTTGCACTCACTTCTATCATCCATCTATAATTAGACAGCAACCATGTTTCTTGCTGAAGAAGTTAAGATTGATTTAGCTCATACttcaaaatgaaagaacaaaagaatttTTAGACCACTTTACTGACAGTGATTTATTCTGTTAAATCCAGTGCACATATTGATTACAGGCTACATCTCTTAGAGTCATGAGTATGTAAACACAACAGGTTTAAGGTTAATCATGGTAGCAGATTTCAGTAGTGTCCTATAGCTTAAGGCAAGTTCACACTTCAGTTCAAACTGTGTGTATGAAAGCATCTTAAGGCATTGGTCTAAGTAGCAGAGGGGGGAGAAAACAGCAAGGCTTAATCCCTAATAGGGGAAAATGAATGAAACAAAGccatgactgaaaaaaaaaaaaaatcagtcaactGGAAAGTAGACCAAGAGGAAGGATAGATATTGATCCATTTAGAGACCAGTCCTTTCTCTTCAAAAGTGTTGACCAGCATCAAGAACTAGCAGTTACTTTAAGCCCAGATGCATTAGCTTCCTGAAAGGAGCTGGTCCTCCCCAGTAGCCCCTAGAAAAGCAAAGAATTGTTTCATCAGGTTACATATGCACATACTGTCAAAGTGGGGCTTTCTTGGCTTGTTTTGAAGAATAATCTTTGCTTCAGTTCTGTTGTTGCAAATTAGGCTAGGGGCACTCTTCTGTGTAAGCCAACCCTCTTCTCCTTCCACAAACCCTTTTTATTAGCAAAGTGCCCAGAATCCTCAGGAAGTCCAGGATTAAGGGCACACTTCGGCTGCTAGATTTGCAGCACACAGTTCACAGTGCAACTACTTCTTTTCTAACAAGGAGTTTTAAGTCAGAACACACATCTGTACCTGGCTTTGTTCTGAATGAATTATCACAGCAGCTATGCCTGCTCAGACTTTAAATACTTACTTGAGTAATGCGTTCCAATAAAGAAGCGGCATCATATCAGCTTTCATATGGTACATGGTTACCCTCTCCTTGCTCTGGTCAATGGGAAATGTCTCCAGTGGCTGAGCATTGTAGTCAAACTCTGCTAGAATCACCTTGTTATAGTTTGTGACCAGTGGGCAGGAAGTATATCCATCGTACTGCAATGAAGAATATACCCACCTAATTATTCTGAGTAAAGTCTGCACGCTGAAATACTGCAAGCTACATGACTAGCATTCATATTTCAGAGCCAGTTTCTAGGAGATTTCTACGTTAGTACAccgctccaaaaaaaaaaaaaaaagtatagtgtTAATACCAGCAAGTTTGGGGGACTGCTAGGCCACTTATGGCATAATAACCATATTAAAACATTGTCTGTCAAATGCAGGTTGTGCATTTGCTAGGAACACTGCTTATATTAGTACCGACCTAGAACAATAGGGATTGGTCTCATTAATTGCCAGGTATTATTGTAACCAGCAGAATAGGTGACTAGTAAACTAGGATGAGCTGGTGCTGGCTTTAATAGATGGTATATAGACAGAATCTTGAATATAGTCATAAGAACTTCCAGAGGATCACAGCAGTATGGACTGTGATACTCAGGTTAGTATTCTCAGGAAAATTCATTCAGAAGCCATACGTAAAATGAGAGCTGTCTCTTAAAGAGAAATTATACGTAGTCACAGGCACGACAGCTTCAGTAGCACAAACGAAACCAGACCCTGCCACTTCCATTTAGCTGCTCTGTAGATGAAAGGTTCTACGCAGGGGAAGCAAGTTGAATGTAGCACGGATCTGTAATATTTGCAATCTTTCCCCCAGAGAATGGAGCATAGCAGTCAATCAACAGCAAAACTCTGAATAAAAGCCACTTGTATTGTTGAAAAATCCAGCCTAATCAGCCTTTCCTTTCCAGAAAGAGATACACATTTAAGTTGGCAGAGAACTCAGAAGTCAATGAATTAAATTgaaggtatttttaaagacagTATCAAGAATATGAATTACGCAACTAAGTGACTGTTATGACATACAGTATTTAGCCAGTTCTTTGGCACCCACATTCCTGACACAAAGCCCTTTCTGTACACTTTACACTGCTTTAGCTTCTTGTTAAGCAAGACTTCCCACATAAGAGTGGAGAAAATACTCAAGATAAAAATCTTCTCTTAGGAAAAAGTTAAGTACCTTTTTAGTTGGTAATTGGTTCTTCATTACCATGGAAATAGTTTTATCAAGCACTCCAGACTGGGCAGCTACATagaagaaagataaaaacaaTCGTATTAAGGCTTTGCTACAGGCAGTAATTACTGTCAGCACTAGAGCAAACAATAGTAGCTGGGTGTGTTGTTAATTCAGCTGTAATTGAACTTATAATTCAAATCCATTTGTGAATTTTACAGTCCCAGGTAAGAATCAGATATGGAAAATTCCATATTGGAATAATGCTTTGGCCTTATTGTTTCTACCATGCGAAGGCTTAACAAAACTTGAGCTATGTATTTTTAGCAGGTATTCTGCTATGCCAAATTATGCTTGCTCAGTCTTCCCAAACACTAAGCATTGaagtttcatttgttttgtttgatttttactgCTGCAAGGGAAGTACTCCAGCCTCATTTGCTGGAATAGCTGAATATACTATTCTTTGAGTTACACCAGTAATAAACCAAACAGGCTATGGCCTTTCTGTATGCATGCGCACACATGGTCAGCCTTATCTTTTACATTGCTTTTTAGTTCTGATACAATATGCCTAAAGTGTTTTTATACTGCATCCTATGGCAACGAGTACAAAACACGTGATTCTTCAGTAGTGACTTATCAGTTAGCTGACATATATGTGTGAGCTTCTAAGATACAGCAGAAAGTTTTCTTACTGAATAACGAAGGAATGTGAGAATATTACATTCACTTTATGTTTCTCTGTGTTCACAGAATTGCTAGAAGTAGTTCAAATGTGAGTCATTTAGAAGACCACTATAACTGTGGATTAATAGTATCAGTGTGGTGGTACCTAGCTAACTGTGCTACGTAAGTTGGCCCGGGAGACTTAGGTCTTTTTGAAAGGTGGAAAGAATTGAAGTCTAGACCTCAGAGTAACAAACTAAACAGTATTTAATCTGTCTGGTATAAAAGAAGCATACTGCCGCTCCCACCCTTTTcattacacacacacaggaacacacacacacaaacacaccctgTTACCTATAGCTGCAGCAGTTTTTGATGTTGGAAGGTTGGTGCAGTCTCCAATACCAAATACATTAGGATACTTTTTATGTTGTAGAGTTTCCTTATCTACATCTACCCAGCCAATTTCATCCGAGACAGGACTGCTGATCAGTACATCAGGTGGCCCCATTGGGGGTGTGACATGAAGCATTTCATACTAGGCAGAAAGTAAAGGTGCTACATGAATAGTTTATCAGAGCTAATCATACCTATGTTGATATAAGGCAATGAGAACATtgtgaagagtttttttttttttttaacaagtataCAGAGTGAAAAATTTCAAGTTTTCTCAAATTTGAAGTGCATCCTTTCCAATTCTTCATTACCATGAACCTTATCAGGGAACTCCATTTAAGACCAGCATAACAAGAACTTCCCTTCCGCCACGTATACCAGAGATATTCTTCAGTTATATTAACAAGACATAAATAACTCTGGAcagtatttattaaatattttttttcttctctccactttAGTTCCTAGCTTTTTGACTCTTCAGCTGAAGTTAGAGACTGACATTTGCAAGGAGGCAAATGACAGTATCTAATGGAGCAATAAATATTATTATGTTATTATAATGTGGTAGTTATGTTTCAGTATatgcaaggaaaagaaataggaCCAGACTAGAGGTCTGAAAACTCCTGACCTGATGAACTTCAGTGACTCCTGGTTTGTCCAAGTTTTCAAACACAGCTTCCTGCTTGTCTGCTCGAACTTCAACAAGGTTGCACCTATAGTTAACAGCAATATTCCTCTCCTTTATTATTTCAAGCAATGCATCAGCATACTTCTTAACACCAAAAATGACACCAAGCGAAGTATTGAACACTATGTTTGCTTTGGATCGTTTTCCTGTCTGCAAAGAAAGATCAGATTAGCATTTTCTATCTAGAAGGTGTGATAAGCTAGCAGAAGCATCAAAAGTTGAGAACTGTGCCATGCTACTGAAGAGCCAATAAAACTATTAGTGCAGTTCAATTATTAAATAAAGTGTTAACATTAGAACCCTGGAGATGCAGCTATTTCAGATCACGTTAGAAGCTAGACAAGCTAATCTTCGCTTCTTCTGAGCGAGGCACAGAAGCGCTTGTGAGAAGAGGTGGCTGCAATTCACTGAGCGACGTTACTGCATGCAGGTTAAGCATTTGTACAGCTCAGAATTACACAGCACTCTGAAACCTTCAGGTCTTCGCATTCCTCAGATACTTGCCTAGTAGATAGCTCAGGAAACTTAAACATGTATGAAGCATGACATGTCCACTGGCGGCTCTTTTGTTTCCACAAAGCTTGCTTTAGCAGTCTGGCTATGACTCCCCACTGAGACAGAGCATGACATGGAACAAGCATAGCCACTCTGCAGGCTGGCGTAAAGACAAACAGCAGCAGAGGTATTGCACTCAGTACTTAAAGTAACAAGAACAACTTAATGCCCCCCACTGTGATTTTAATGTACCTCCGAAAGTTTTAAGTTATGCTGAGAACAGCATTGGATCTGTGGCTCACAGGTAGTAGGGTAAACAGTTCATTCCTTAGGAATCCTGAATCCTACAAGTTTCTCCCATATTTAATATATGCTAAATATTTATGTACAATTCAGTTAGCTGCATTTAGTATATGTTAATAATAGAAATACTAATTAGTATATGTTAATAATAGAAATACTAATTCAGTCACTTTCATTTAAGAATCTTGAGTCACATTCTCTTGTGtggttttcatttaattttaaagatcACACAAACTGCTCAAAATAAGCCTTCCTTCTAGCTGTGGGAACAAGCATTGGCAGAAACAGTAAAATACTTACTTTCCTCCAATAGGCCTCTGATAAATACATGATTTTCTGAGGAGCCCCTGCACATTTCACTGGTGTGTTTGGAAAAGTGAAGATGGCATTTCCTTCCTTGAAATCTTGCAAAGCCCTCCATGTTTTCTCTACTGTACGAACTGAGTAATTGGAACCTATTTTAGGGTGCTGAAAACCCTCAGGCAAGCCTTTgatctaagaaaataaaaataaagtttaaaatacaGGTGGCAAGAATTTTAAGTATTAAATACAGACTTGTGATCTGAGAAAGTAAAATTAAAGTTTAAGACACTGGTGGCAAGAAGTTTGTCTTCATCTTCAAATATTAAATGCACACTTGAGAAATAGCTATTTAAAAGGCCTCTGGCAAAAAGAAAGTCCACATACACTATCTAGTtggtatttttgaaaataagtCTAGCAATCAACCAAAGATATTTCCATTAGAATTTAGTAGATGTAGCACTTACTGAAATGACAGTGGTCTAGAAGATCTGTATCACAAGCGTTCAGTACAGAACCAGACCAGAGCTTTTGCAGACTAAAGCGTGAAATTCGGAGTAAGAACGCATAAAGTCAGTGCCACTTCACCGTAAGTGAAAACCATATAAAAACGGCATTATGAAAATTCTGAGGTGAACGAAACTTTTGAGTAGTCAGTTGCAGACATCTGTATTTCCTAAGGTATTTTGTTTTAGCTGAACTGTCTCCACTAATTATTTCCCTACTACTGCTATGCCTGAGCACCCGTTTATGAGGAAGGCAGTCGTCCCCATTTCAAAAGTAAAGGATTGCAGAACTTTGGTGAGAAAACTGAGTTCATGTTATTTGCATTGCAATGTGTTTGGGACATTACATTCCACACCAGAGAGTATGCTGTTGGTAAAGGTATAGTTAAGAGAAACCATGCCTATTGTTAAAATGGGCACTTTGGTTTTAAAGTCATAAATCTGTTACTCTGAATTTTATTCACCAAACTCACTAGATCTCACTACAGCGTAGCAGTGATTAATTGTATTACATGGTTTCCTCCATGGAATACTGAGTTTAGTTTTCTCAGGTTGTACTGTATAGAGATTTATATGAAGGCTGAGGGGGTCACTAAACACAGTGCAATTCCTTATT is a window of Dromaius novaehollandiae isolate bDroNov1 chromosome 10, bDroNov1.hap1, whole genome shotgun sequence DNA encoding:
- the SQOR gene encoding sulfide:quinone oxidoreductase, mitochondrial isoform X4 — its product is MSAIGVAASCSCLRPGMWLLKPGVQKMSSPGLHTAARCAAKDYYEVLVLGGGTGGIAMSARMKRKVGAGNVAVVEPSKTHYYQPLWTLVGAGAKQLATSAHPTKSVMPRGVEWIKSRVTGLDPDKNCVLLENDKKISYKYLIIALGISLHYEKIKGLPEGFQHPKIGSNYSVRTVEKTWRALQDFKEGNAIFTFPNTPVKCAGAPQKIMYLSEAYWRKTGKRSKANIVFNTSLGVIFGVKKYADALLEIIKERNIAVNYRCNLVEVRADKQEAVFENLDKPGVTEVHQYEMLHVTPPMGPPDVLISSPVSDEIGWVDVDKETLQHKKYPNVFGIGDCTNLPTSKTAAAIAAQSGVLDKTISMVMKNQLPTKKYDGYTSCPLVTNYNKVILAEFDYNAQPLETFPIDQSKERVTMYHMKADMMPLLYWNALLKGYWGGPAPFRKLMHLGLK
- the SQOR gene encoding sulfide:quinone oxidoreductase, mitochondrial isoform X1, which gives rise to MESCSQRHLSHVELLHRQLDAYRKMSAIGVAASCSCLRPGMWLLKPGVQKMSSPGLHTAARCAAKDYYEVLVLGGGTGGIAMSARMKRKVGAGNVAVVEPSKTHYYQPLWTLVGAGAKQLATSAHPTKSVMPRGVEWIKSRVTGLDPDKNCVLLENDKKISYKYLIIALGISLHYEKIKGLPEGFQHPKIGSNYSVRTVEKTWRALQDFKEGNAIFTFPNTPVKCAGAPQKIMYLSEAYWRKTGKRSKANIVFNTSLGVIFGVKKYADALLEIIKERNIAVNYRCNLVEVRADKQEAVFENLDKPGVTEVHQYEMLHVTPPMGPPDVLISSPVSDEIGWVDVDKETLQHKKYPNVFGIGDCTNLPTSKTAAAIAAQSGVLDKTISMVMKNQLPTKKYDGYTSCPLVTNYNKVILAEFDYNAQPLETFPIDQSKERVTMYHMKADMMPLLYWNALLKGYWGGPAPFRKLMHLGLK
- the SQOR gene encoding sulfide:quinone oxidoreductase, mitochondrial isoform X2; protein product: MGPGRWGERLALFLILQLDAYRKMSAIGVAASCSCLRPGMWLLKPGVQKMSSPGLHTAARCAAKDYYEVLVLGGGTGGIAMSARMKRKVGAGNVAVVEPSKTHYYQPLWTLVGAGAKQLATSAHPTKSVMPRGVEWIKSRVTGLDPDKNCVLLENDKKISYKYLIIALGISLHYEKIKGLPEGFQHPKIGSNYSVRTVEKTWRALQDFKEGNAIFTFPNTPVKCAGAPQKIMYLSEAYWRKTGKRSKANIVFNTSLGVIFGVKKYADALLEIIKERNIAVNYRCNLVEVRADKQEAVFENLDKPGVTEVHQYEMLHVTPPMGPPDVLISSPVSDEIGWVDVDKETLQHKKYPNVFGIGDCTNLPTSKTAAAIAAQSGVLDKTISMVMKNQLPTKKYDGYTSCPLVTNYNKVILAEFDYNAQPLETFPIDQSKERVTMYHMKADMMPLLYWNALLKGYWGGPAPFRKLMHLGLK
- the SQOR gene encoding sulfide:quinone oxidoreductase, mitochondrial isoform X3; this encodes MGPGRWGERLDAYRKMSAIGVAASCSCLRPGMWLLKPGVQKMSSPGLHTAARCAAKDYYEVLVLGGGTGGIAMSARMKRKVGAGNVAVVEPSKTHYYQPLWTLVGAGAKQLATSAHPTKSVMPRGVEWIKSRVTGLDPDKNCVLLENDKKISYKYLIIALGISLHYEKIKGLPEGFQHPKIGSNYSVRTVEKTWRALQDFKEGNAIFTFPNTPVKCAGAPQKIMYLSEAYWRKTGKRSKANIVFNTSLGVIFGVKKYADALLEIIKERNIAVNYRCNLVEVRADKQEAVFENLDKPGVTEVHQYEMLHVTPPMGPPDVLISSPVSDEIGWVDVDKETLQHKKYPNVFGIGDCTNLPTSKTAAAIAAQSGVLDKTISMVMKNQLPTKKYDGYTSCPLVTNYNKVILAEFDYNAQPLETFPIDQSKERVTMYHMKADMMPLLYWNALLKGYWGGPAPFRKLMHLGLK